A genome region from Sphaeramia orbicularis chromosome 19, fSphaOr1.1, whole genome shotgun sequence includes the following:
- the LOC115439658 gene encoding microfibril-associated glycoprotein 4-like yields the protein MWSVKVLIQFRVLLAVLLPVAAYQSSVPTDCSDIYRAGSGQDGVYTIYPAGPTSPVQVYCDMSRDDVDNTAEKWTVIQRRQDGTVNFYRKWEHYKNGFGSAAGEYWLGLETMHLLTQAKTYELRVDLEDFEGQRVYAHYSSFAVGSETDGYQLNLGNFVKGAAGDSLKFHDGQKFTTIDRDQDQHDSNCAMLCYGGFWYAACLEANPNGIYTWGPSSRAAGAQWNSFKGLEYSLKTIVMKIRPVAS from the exons TTCAGGGTTCTGCTAGCGGTGCTGTTGCCAGTAGCAGCTTATCAGTCCTCTGTTCCCACAGACTGTAGTGACATCTACAGAGCAGGCTCAGGCCAGGACGGGGTGTACACCATCTACCCAGCAGGTCCCACCTCTCCTGTGCAGGTTTACTGTGACATGAGCAGAGATGATGTCGACAACACTGCAGAGAAGTGGACG GTAATTCAGCGTAGACAAGATGGCACAGTAAACTTCTACAGAAAGTGGGAGCACTACAAAAATGGATTTGGCAGTGCTGCTGGAGAGTACTGGCTGG GATTGGAGACAATGCACCTGCTGACCCAGGCCAAGACTTATGAGCTGAGGGTAGACCTGGAGGACTTCGAGGGCCAGAGGGTCTATGCGCATTATTCGTCTTTTGCTGTAGGATCAGAGACCGATGGATACCAGCTAAACTTGGGAAATTTTGTCAAAGGAGCAGCAG GAGACTCACTAAAATTTCACGATGGACAAAAATTCACCACCATTGACAGAGATCAAGATCAGCATGACTCAAACTGTGCAATGCTGTGCTATGGGGGGTTCTGGTATGCAGCATGTTTAGAAGCTAATCCCAATGGTATCTACACATGGGGACCTTCATCACGTGCAGCTGGTGCACAGTGGAACTCTTTCAAAGGCCTTGAATACTCTTTAAAAACCATTGTAATGAAAATCAGACCAGTAGCTtcctaa